A stretch of the Veillonella parvula DSM 2008 genome encodes the following:
- the ttdB gene encoding L(+)-tartrate dehydratase subunit beta, with translation MAKKILTTPIQQSDLAGIKPGDVIYLTGHITTCRDIGHRRVVEEGKTLPVDVKDGAILHAGPIIRTISDNEFEVVSVGPTTSMRMEKYEYEFVKKTGVRLIVGKGGMGPETARACKDFGALHCVFPAGNAVLAATEVEKVESANWRELGMCETLWTFKVKEFGPLIVSIDADGNNYFENKKVEYNAKKEEVLEEIYKHVGFIK, from the coding sequence ATGGCTAAGAAAATATTAACTACACCTATTCAACAATCTGATTTAGCAGGCATTAAGCCAGGCGATGTGATTTATTTGACTGGGCATATTACAACCTGTCGTGATATAGGGCATCGTCGTGTGGTAGAAGAAGGTAAAACGTTACCGGTTGATGTTAAAGATGGGGCTATACTTCATGCAGGTCCAATTATTCGTACTATAAGCGATAATGAATTTGAAGTTGTATCTGTAGGACCTACTACATCTATGAGGATGGAAAAATACGAATATGAATTTGTTAAAAAGACAGGTGTACGTCTCATTGTAGGTAAAGGTGGCATGGGTCCTGAAACAGCACGTGCCTGCAAAGACTTTGGTGCACTACACTGTGTGTTCCCTGCAGGTAATGCGGTTCTTGCTGCTACAGAAGTCGAAAAAGTAGAATCTGCTAATTGGCGTGAATTAGGTATGTGTGAGACTTTGTGGACTTTTAAGGTTAAAGAATTTGGTCCGCTTATCGTATCCATTGATGCAGACGGTAATAACTACTTTGAAAATAAAAAAGTAGAATACAATGCGAAGAAAGAAGAAGTGTTAGAAGAGATTTATAAACACGTAGGTTTCATCAAATAA
- a CDS encoding molybdopterin molybdotransferase MoeA — translation MAVVTVEKALQLWDEALQTQVHKVETIDVKAAKGYVLAEDIIAPTDVPAFPKSAMDGYAIAYEEGRNEYIVDGIIGAGVVWEHPVDVGHAVRIMTGAPVPDTCDTVIMQEQVVGTGEPQTTITIQGKYHCGDHIIPQGEECVAGTIVIPRGTEVTSTVQTILTGLGMTEISVNAMPRVLVLTSGHEVIEPGESLTPGKIYNSNRAMICGLLEDLGFHKITHYHVSDAPEELDSEINHVLKLSEEADVIISSGGVSVGLFDTMPLIYEKLGAKSIYARIQMRPGAASYGAVTPKGQIIFGLSGNPGAAFNGWHLIVAPTLKRYKGLANWTTPVVACVMDTEIFKRNAFDRYVQGKVIFCGGAPRFVANRHFNSSSMLGLYTVNALACIPRGIHEVHPGDTFNVYLLGLLPAV, via the coding sequence ATGGCCGTCGTTACTGTTGAGAAGGCGCTCCAATTGTGGGATGAAGCCTTACAAACGCAAGTTCATAAAGTTGAAACAATAGATGTTAAGGCTGCGAAGGGGTACGTGTTAGCAGAGGACATTATTGCACCCACAGACGTACCTGCATTCCCAAAATCTGCTATGGATGGTTATGCCATCGCCTACGAAGAAGGTCGTAATGAATATATCGTTGACGGTATCATTGGTGCTGGTGTTGTATGGGAACATCCCGTAGACGTTGGTCATGCGGTGCGTATTATGACTGGTGCACCGGTACCAGATACATGTGATACTGTCATCATGCAAGAACAAGTGGTTGGCACTGGTGAACCACAAACTACAATTACGATTCAAGGCAAATATCATTGTGGTGATCATATTATTCCACAAGGTGAGGAGTGTGTTGCCGGCACCATCGTGATCCCACGTGGTACAGAGGTAACATCTACAGTACAAACCATTTTGACGGGGCTAGGTATGACGGAAATATCTGTTAATGCCATGCCTCGTGTATTAGTTCTTACCTCTGGCCATGAGGTTATTGAACCTGGTGAAAGTTTAACACCTGGTAAAATCTACAACTCTAATCGAGCTATGATCTGTGGGCTCTTGGAGGATTTAGGTTTTCATAAGATAACACATTATCATGTAAGTGATGCTCCGGAGGAGTTAGACTCTGAAATCAACCATGTGTTGAAGCTTAGTGAAGAAGCAGATGTTATTATCAGTTCTGGTGGTGTGTCGGTAGGCCTTTTCGATACGATGCCTCTTATTTATGAAAAACTAGGAGCAAAATCTATCTATGCCCGTATTCAAATGCGACCTGGTGCAGCATCTTATGGTGCGGTTACCCCAAAAGGTCAGATTATCTTTGGTTTGTCCGGTAATCCAGGGGCTGCCTTTAATGGGTGGCATTTAATCGTAGCACCTACCTTGAAGCGTTATAAAGGGTTGGCTAATTGGACGACTCCAGTGGTGGCTTGTGTAATGGATACAGAAATCTTCAAACGTAATGCCTTTGATCGTTATGTACAAGGAAAAGTCATATTTTGCGGTGGAGCGCCACGTTTTGTGGCTAATCGTCACTTTAATAGTAGTAGTATGTTAGGGCTATATACTGTGAATGCGTTGGCATGTATTCCACGAGGGATTCATGAAGTACATCCTGGTGATACATTTAATGTGTATCTATTAGGCTTGCTGCCTGCAGTTTAG
- a CDS encoding helix-turn-helix domain-containing protein → MDYFHYTYKHNHIDFNSDIYKVSTYHYNWHSGVEVLILLKGRIDMSCNSEVFTMESLDTIIISPQVGHATLALEEDTTALVIHVSKEFFQYFDPNFGMYQFVLRSDKTNRDNEFFTSLRYLAAQMMLLMVNSESPDRQLWLESHFLAMTSDIYREIDAVKTIPIHTKPADMTVATFDKMIAYIDENYKQKIELEDIAKIGGYNVNYTSQFFKRQLGVSFLEYLLRLRLREATVRLANSEDGVAHIASSCGFADIKAFNVAFKKHFHTTPSEYRKQAKEMGRKTKLHDWKEIISTQEEDIIDILQTYLPYQDVSIDKNRLDEANQKLQDVRDQLEMVVKRLQS, encoded by the coding sequence ATGGATTACTTTCACTATACCTATAAACACAATCATATAGATTTCAATAGTGATATATATAAGGTTAGTACATATCATTACAACTGGCACAGTGGCGTTGAAGTCTTGATCTTGTTAAAGGGCAGAATCGACATGAGTTGTAATAGTGAGGTTTTTACAATGGAATCTCTTGATACCATTATTATTTCCCCTCAAGTAGGTCATGCTACGTTGGCCTTAGAGGAGGATACAACAGCTCTTGTTATTCATGTAAGTAAGGAGTTTTTCCAATACTTTGATCCTAACTTCGGCATGTACCAATTTGTATTGCGCTCAGATAAAACTAATAGGGATAATGAATTCTTTACGTCCTTACGTTATCTTGCGGCACAAATGATGTTGTTAATGGTGAATAGTGAAAGCCCTGATCGTCAATTATGGTTGGAGAGTCACTTTTTAGCCATGACGAGTGATATATATCGTGAAATTGATGCGGTTAAGACTATCCCTATACATACAAAGCCTGCTGATATGACTGTAGCTACCTTTGATAAAATGATTGCCTATATTGATGAAAACTATAAGCAGAAGATAGAGTTAGAAGATATTGCTAAAATAGGCGGTTATAATGTGAACTATACATCTCAATTTTTTAAACGCCAATTAGGGGTTTCCTTTTTAGAGTATTTGTTGCGGTTGAGATTACGAGAGGCTACAGTTCGTTTAGCTAACTCTGAAGATGGAGTAGCACATATTGCGAGTAGTTGTGGCTTTGCAGATATTAAAGCCTTTAATGTGGCCTTCAAGAAACATTTCCATACAACACCATCTGAATATAGAAAGCAAGCAAAAGAGATGGGGCGTAAGACAAAATTACATGATTGGAAGGAAATTATTTCTACTCAGGAAGAAGATATTATAGACATTTTACAAACTTACTTACCATATCAAGATGTCTCTATCGATAAGAATAGATTAGATGAGGCTAATCAAAAGTTACAGGATGTTAGAGACCAACTTGAGATGGTTGTAAAAAGATTACAATCATAA
- a CDS encoding cupin domain-containing protein, with product MSKTFTKNIPVNEILHLGEHLEYKEGQVISITIAQNERLSITLFALPKGEEISTHVTVGDAIVQILDGEAHIVVGDVEHTVKAGETLIMPSEVPHSLDARESFKMLLTVVK from the coding sequence ATGAGTAAGACTTTCACAAAAAATATTCCAGTAAACGAAATTTTACATCTAGGTGAGCACCTAGAGTATAAAGAGGGACAAGTGATTAGTATTACAATTGCTCAAAATGAGCGACTCAGCATTACACTATTTGCGCTGCCTAAGGGGGAAGAAATCTCTACGCATGTAACAGTAGGCGATGCGATTGTGCAAATCCTCGATGGTGAGGCGCACATCGTTGTTGGTGATGTGGAACATACTGTGAAAGCTGGTGAAACCTTGATCATGCCGTCTGAAGTGCCTCATAGTTTGGATGCACGAGAAAGCTTCAAGATGCTGTTGACCGTAGTTAAATAA
- a CDS encoding zeta toxin family protein, whose translation MYSLQARATPKEHHDEIVKSLVSNINELEQSGLFESIQVYKRNLVQVYNSKQCTEPVGTIVENVLFGTWTQDETDLLNVGKAQELVLRAKLP comes from the coding sequence ATGTATTCTTTACAAGCCAGAGCTACACCCAAAGAGCATCACGATGAAATTGTGAAATCTTTGGTATCTAATATTAATGAATTAGAACAAAGTGGATTATTTGAAAGTATTCAAGTATATAAACGGAATTTAGTACAAGTGTATAATTCCAAACAATGTACCGAACCAGTTGGCACTATTGTAGAGAACGTGTTATTTGGTACTTGGACACAGGATGAAACTGATTTGTTAAATGTAGGTAAAGCACAAGAACTGGTGTTAAGAGCGAAATTACCTTAG
- a CDS encoding SemiSWEET family transporter, whose protein sequence is MNQVKFMENVGKVATVTAVAMYVSYFPQIMHNLAHPGTGDWIQPLVAAINCTLWVAYGLFKEHRDIPVALANAPGIFFGLAAAITAVM, encoded by the coding sequence ATGAATCAAGTAAAATTTATGGAAAACGTAGGTAAAGTTGCAACTGTTACTGCTGTAGCTATGTATGTATCTTATTTCCCACAAATCATGCATAACCTTGCACACCCAGGTACTGGTGATTGGATTCAACCACTTGTAGCTGCAATCAACTGTACATTATGGGTAGCGTATGGTTTGTTTAAAGAACATAGAGATATTCCAGTAGCATTAGCCAATGCACCAGGTATCTTCTTTGGTTTAGCAGCGGCTATTACAGCGGTTATGTAA
- a CDS encoding AraC family transcriptional regulator has translation MDYFDYSYKHKYIEFSSNIYRVSTYHYNWHAETEVFILLKGNVEMSCNGAVFTLEPLDVVIISPQVGHATLALEEDTIAFVIHVGNEFYQQYDPDFGMYQFVLRSDDSTRHNEFFTTLRHHAAMTMLLMTKGESPVHRMWIEHHYLALAGDIFREFDPIKKVHENARPGNIKPASFDKMIAYIDEHYEQKIELEDIAKIGGYNIAYTSQFFKRQMGISFVEYVLRLRIRDATVRLASTDEAVARIASDCGFADVKAFNVAFKKHFNMTPTEYRKQVKSIGRKTILQDWKEIISVDNQDVLDVLHSFLSYEDDSRAKSELEFMSKKLESLKEKLADVVKDL, from the coding sequence ATGGACTATTTTGACTATTCATATAAACATAAATATATAGAGTTTAGCAGTAACATATATAGGGTTAGTACATATCATTACAACTGGCATGCAGAAACAGAAGTTTTTATCTTATTAAAAGGTAACGTTGAGATGAGTTGTAATGGTGCGGTTTTTACATTAGAACCTCTTGATGTTGTGATTATCTCTCCTCAAGTGGGGCACGCAACATTAGCTCTTGAAGAGGATACTATTGCTTTTGTTATTCATGTAGGTAATGAATTTTACCAACAGTATGACCCGGATTTTGGCATGTACCAGTTTGTTTTGCGTTCAGATGATAGTACGCGTCATAACGAATTCTTTACAACCTTACGCCATCATGCTGCTATGACGATGTTGTTGATGACTAAAGGTGAAAGCCCAGTACATCGAATGTGGATAGAACATCATTACTTAGCTTTAGCCGGTGATATATTTAGAGAGTTTGATCCGATTAAAAAGGTTCACGAAAATGCTAGACCTGGCAATATAAAACCAGCATCTTTTGATAAAATGATTGCCTATATTGATGAGCATTATGAGCAGAAAATAGAGTTAGAAGATATTGCTAAAATTGGAGGCTATAATATTGCCTATACATCGCAGTTTTTTAAACGGCAAATGGGGATTTCATTTGTTGAGTATGTATTGAGGTTAAGAATCCGTGACGCTACTGTTCGCTTAGCTAGTACGGATGAGGCTGTCGCAAGAATTGCAAGCGATTGTGGATTTGCAGATGTGAAAGCCTTTAATGTGGCTTTTAAAAAACACTTTAATATGACCCCCACAGAATATCGTAAGCAAGTCAAAAGCATTGGGCGTAAAACCATCTTACAAGATTGGAAAGAAATTATTTCTGTAGATAATCAAGATGTTCTTGATGTATTGCATTCATTCTTGTCGTATGAAGATGATTCTCGAGCTAAGAGTGAATTGGAATTTATGAGCAAAAAATTGGAATCTTTGAAAGAAAAGTTAGCTGATGTAGTAAAGGATTTATAA
- the mobB gene encoding molybdopterin-guanine dinucleotide biosynthesis protein B — protein MDKLGLIILAGGLSTRMGQPKALLPWINGESLISHALRKGLDADVQDILISIGDDEQLGLAIQTHIIDTLSNDEKNKVSIVRDSVGRCGPLGGLYSTLAVGTSSAYAVMAVDMPFMEMDLYYDWLYQVEHNDWNAIVPYSESGKSEPMAGIYRPHIASLIQSILVSENVSLHHALDVIGHVESIDATDFSWELSNINRFEDYQWARALAENEFRRVPLISVVASKRKTGKTTVVTRLVSELQKIGLSVGVVKSDKHGFQMDHEGTDTDLAYKAGADAVAIAGPTETAIRIRTKEQSNLYEISQFMPVDIVILESRSQGIAPIIEVTQEGHTEELISDSMDRVATIEIGKLDQDVPELVRHIQEMMRSLNGRRYC, from the coding sequence GTGGATAAATTAGGTTTAATTATTTTGGCTGGAGGACTCAGCACTAGAATGGGGCAACCTAAAGCTTTGTTGCCTTGGATTAATGGTGAAAGTCTTATATCTCATGCCCTTCGTAAGGGATTAGATGCAGATGTTCAAGATATTCTTATTTCCATCGGTGATGACGAGCAATTAGGACTTGCTATACAGACTCATATTATAGATACATTATCGAACGATGAGAAAAATAAGGTTTCTATTGTTCGGGATTCTGTTGGGCGATGCGGACCTTTAGGGGGGCTGTATAGTACTCTAGCTGTTGGTACTAGCTCTGCTTATGCAGTAATGGCAGTAGATATGCCATTCATGGAAATGGATTTGTATTATGATTGGCTCTATCAAGTAGAGCATAATGATTGGAATGCCATCGTCCCATATAGTGAAAGTGGTAAATCTGAGCCAATGGCCGGTATTTATAGACCACATATTGCATCCTTAATTCAATCTATTCTTGTTAGTGAAAATGTATCGTTGCATCATGCCCTCGATGTTATTGGTCATGTAGAATCTATTGATGCTACTGATTTTAGTTGGGAGCTAAGCAATATTAATCGATTTGAAGACTATCAATGGGCGCGAGCTTTAGCGGAAAATGAATTCCGCCGTGTACCTTTAATTAGTGTGGTCGCATCGAAACGTAAAACAGGTAAGACTACTGTTGTAACGCGCCTTGTGTCTGAGTTACAAAAAATCGGTTTATCCGTTGGTGTTGTCAAAAGCGATAAGCATGGCTTTCAGATGGATCATGAAGGAACAGATACAGATCTTGCTTATAAAGCTGGGGCTGATGCGGTTGCTATTGCAGGGCCTACTGAAACAGCGATTCGCATACGTACAAAAGAACAATCAAATCTGTATGAAATATCACAGTTTATGCCCGTAGATATAGTTATACTAGAATCACGGTCTCAAGGGATTGCCCCTATTATAGAGGTTACCCAAGAGGGACATACGGAAGAGCTTATCTCGGATTCCATGGACCGAGTGGCGACGATAGAAATTGGTAAGTTAGATCAAGACGTACCTGAATTGGTACGTCACATACAGGAAATGATGAGGAGTTTAAATGGCCGTCGTTACTGTTGA
- a CDS encoding SLC13 family permease, producing MDYSIAITLGFLVFAIVMFALEKIPLSITAMIVAVGLHLSGVLTATEAFKGFVDSNVILFIAMFIIGAAFFETGVAVDVGNVVNKFAKNETILIIAIMMLTGIMSGFLSNTGTAAVMIPVVIGICKKGGFNQTKFLMPIVFAAAMGGNISMIGSPGNMIANSNLQEAGLGSFSFFAYGEVGLPMLIVGTLFYAFIGKRFLPEVPTREPDPNYQKNADFSHVPVWKKWVAGLVLVLTIAAMIFEKQIGVSLAVSAWVGALVIVATGVITENEAVKSIDMKTILLFVGSLALGTAMVKSGAGAYIANLIVDALGDTPNPLALLAVLFFLSVFMTNFMSNTADVALLAPIGLSLASQLGFDPKAILVAIVISSSLAYGTPIGMPANTMVYNVAGYSFKDYVKAGVPLIVVSAIVSLVLLPILFPFNP from the coding sequence ATGGATTATAGTATTGCTATTACACTGGGATTTCTTGTATTTGCAATCGTAATGTTTGCATTGGAGAAAATTCCATTGTCTATTACGGCTATGATTGTGGCCGTTGGATTACATCTTTCTGGTGTATTAACTGCAACGGAAGCTTTTAAAGGTTTCGTTGACTCTAATGTTATTTTGTTTATCGCTATGTTTATTATCGGCGCTGCTTTCTTTGAAACAGGTGTAGCTGTTGATGTTGGTAACGTTGTTAATAAATTTGCTAAAAATGAAACTATCCTTATTATTGCTATTATGATGCTTACAGGTATTATGTCCGGCTTCTTATCTAATACAGGTACTGCAGCGGTTATGATTCCTGTTGTTATTGGTATTTGTAAAAAGGGTGGTTTTAACCAAACTAAATTCTTAATGCCAATCGTATTTGCCGCTGCTATGGGGGGAAATATTTCTATGATTGGCTCTCCTGGTAATATGATTGCAAATTCTAATTTGCAAGAAGCTGGCCTTGGATCCTTTAGTTTCTTTGCTTATGGTGAAGTAGGTTTACCTATGCTTATCGTAGGTACTTTATTCTATGCATTCATTGGTAAAAGATTCTTACCTGAGGTTCCAACACGTGAACCTGATCCAAATTATCAAAAAAATGCTGATTTCAGTCATGTTCCAGTTTGGAAAAAATGGGTAGCTGGTTTGGTATTGGTGTTGACTATCGCTGCTATGATTTTTGAAAAACAAATTGGTGTATCCTTAGCGGTTAGTGCCTGGGTAGGTGCACTTGTTATCGTAGCGACAGGAGTTATTACCGAAAACGAAGCAGTTAAGTCTATCGATATGAAGACAATTCTACTATTTGTAGGTTCCTTAGCTCTTGGTACAGCAATGGTAAAATCTGGGGCAGGTGCATATATTGCAAATCTTATTGTTGATGCTTTGGGGGATACACCTAATCCATTGGCATTATTAGCGGTACTTTTCTTCCTATCAGTATTTATGACAAACTTTATGTCCAATACAGCAGATGTTGCATTGCTAGCTCCAATCGGATTGTCTTTAGCATCTCAATTAGGTTTTGATCCTAAGGCGATTCTTGTTGCAATCGTAATTTCTAGCTCTCTTGCGTATGGTACACCTATAGGGATGCCTGCGAATACTATGGTATATAATGTAGCTGGTTATAGTTTTAAGGACTATGTGAAAGCCGGCGTACCGTTAATTGTAGTATCTGCAATTGTATCTTTAGTATTGTTACCGATTTTGTTCCCGTTTAACCCGTAA
- the ttdA gene encoding L(+)-tartrate dehydratase subunit alpha, with the protein MSTKEQQVQEMTNKIANFISYMAKVLPDDVQEKIHELAQDEKNPMAKSIYETMQHNMDLAAQLNRPSCQDTGVLQFWVKVGSNYPLLGELEDILREATYKATQEAPLRLNCVETFDEFNTGKNIGLTAPYIHWDIIPGCDDVEIFPYMAGGGCSLPGSGKTLMPGEGYEGVAKFVLDLMTSYGLNACPPLLVGVGIATTIDTAAGLSKKALMRPVSSKAPNEKAAYMEQLLEDGINKIGIGPQGMGGDKTVLGVNIEHGTRHPSVISCAVSVGCWNHRRGDLVFDKDGNCTVKSHKGVTL; encoded by the coding sequence ATGAGTACGAAGGAACAACAAGTACAAGAAATGACAAATAAGATAGCTAATTTCATTTCTTATATGGCAAAGGTATTGCCTGATGATGTACAAGAAAAAATTCATGAATTGGCACAGGATGAAAAAAATCCTATGGCCAAATCTATTTATGAAACAATGCAACATAATATGGATTTAGCAGCTCAGCTTAATCGTCCTTCTTGTCAAGATACTGGTGTATTACAATTTTGGGTAAAGGTTGGATCTAATTATCCCTTACTAGGAGAATTAGAAGATATTCTAAGAGAAGCAACTTATAAGGCTACACAAGAGGCTCCATTACGATTGAACTGTGTAGAAACTTTTGATGAGTTTAATACTGGTAAAAATATTGGCCTCACTGCACCTTATATTCACTGGGATATCATTCCTGGTTGCGATGATGTAGAAATCTTCCCTTATATGGCTGGTGGCGGGTGTTCCTTGCCAGGGTCAGGTAAAACATTGATGCCAGGCGAAGGCTATGAAGGTGTTGCTAAGTTTGTTCTTGATTTGATGACAAGCTATGGATTGAATGCGTGTCCTCCACTATTGGTAGGTGTAGGGATTGCTACAACTATTGATACCGCTGCTGGATTATCTAAAAAAGCATTAATGCGCCCTGTATCTTCAAAAGCACCTAATGAAAAAGCGGCTTATATGGAACAATTGTTAGAAGATGGAATTAATAAGATTGGTATTGGACCTCAAGGTATGGGTGGGGATAAAACTGTTTTAGGTGTGAACATTGAACATGGTACACGTCATCCATCTGTTATTTCTTGTGCTGTTAGTGTAGGTTGTTGGAATCATCGTCGCGGCGATCTCGTATTTGACAAGGATGGTAATTGCACAGTTAAATCTCATAAAGGAGTGACATTATAA
- a CDS encoding formate--tetrahydrofolate ligase, with protein MLSDIEIAQQNTMEKIQVIADKCGLTPDDIEQYGHYKAKISFDAIRRLESKPDGKLVLVTAITPTPAGEGKSTTSIGLVQGLQKIGKNAIATLREPSLGPVFGIKGGAAGGGYAQVVPMDDINLHFTGDMHAITAANNLLSAMIDNHIHQGNELQIDLRQLSWTRVLDMNDRALRNVTVALGGKVCGFPREDHFMITVASEIMAILCLAKDLEDLKERFGRIVIGCNLAGDPVYVHQLGCQGAMALLMKDAIKPNLVQTLEHTPAIVHGGPFANIAHGCNSIVATKLGLKLGDIVVTEAGFGADLGAEKFLDIKCRYGDIFPDAIVIVATLRALKMHGGVPKQELNTENVEAVTKGFSNLQKAIENMRYFNVPVLVAINKFASDTDAEIAELTRLCDEFGVPVELNECWEKGGEGGTDMAKKVVELLEGPKPTPKFVYDLEDSLEDKVNKIVKTIYGGDGVIFTDKAKKQIKQLADWGLDRLPVCMAKTQYSLSDNPALLGAPTGFTITVSDIRVANGAGFIVCRTGDVMVMPGLPKRPAALNMDIEADGTIKGLF; from the coding sequence ATGTTAAGCGATATTGAGATTGCCCAACAGAATACAATGGAGAAGATTCAGGTTATTGCCGATAAATGTGGTTTAACACCTGATGATATTGAACAATATGGTCATTATAAAGCGAAAATTTCCTTTGATGCCATTCGCCGTTTAGAATCTAAGCCAGATGGTAAATTGGTGTTAGTCACAGCAATCACGCCAACACCAGCCGGGGAAGGTAAGTCTACAACGAGCATTGGTCTCGTACAGGGGCTACAAAAAATCGGTAAAAATGCAATTGCTACATTACGTGAGCCATCCTTAGGACCTGTTTTTGGGATTAAAGGTGGTGCAGCAGGTGGTGGTTATGCTCAAGTTGTACCTATGGATGACATCAACCTTCACTTTACAGGTGATATGCATGCTATTACAGCGGCTAACAATTTATTATCCGCTATGATCGATAACCATATCCATCAAGGTAATGAATTGCAAATCGATTTGCGTCAACTATCTTGGACACGTGTTCTAGATATGAATGATCGTGCTCTTCGCAATGTGACAGTTGCACTTGGTGGCAAAGTATGTGGATTCCCTCGGGAAGATCATTTTATGATTACCGTTGCTTCTGAAATCATGGCTATTCTTTGCTTAGCTAAGGATTTAGAAGATTTGAAAGAACGGTTTGGTCGCATCGTTATCGGTTGTAACTTAGCAGGTGATCCTGTTTATGTTCATCAACTTGGTTGCCAAGGGGCAATGGCGCTTCTCATGAAAGATGCTATCAAGCCAAATCTCGTACAAACATTGGAACATACACCAGCCATTGTTCACGGTGGTCCCTTTGCAAATATCGCTCATGGTTGTAACTCCATTGTAGCTACAAAACTAGGACTTAAGCTTGGTGATATCGTAGTTACGGAAGCGGGCTTTGGCGCTGACTTGGGTGCTGAAAAGTTCCTTGATATTAAATGCCGATACGGCGATATTTTCCCTGATGCAATCGTTATCGTAGCTACATTACGAGCTCTTAAAATGCATGGTGGTGTACCAAAACAAGAGTTGAATACAGAAAATGTTGAAGCTGTAACTAAAGGTTTCAGCAACTTACAAAAAGCAATTGAAAACATGCGTTATTTCAATGTGCCTGTATTAGTGGCAATCAATAAATTTGCTAGCGATACAGATGCAGAAATTGCTGAGTTGACTCGCCTATGTGATGAGTTTGGCGTGCCTGTAGAGCTTAATGAATGTTGGGAAAAGGGTGGCGAAGGCGGCACTGATATGGCAAAAAAAGTCGTAGAGTTACTTGAAGGTCCTAAGCCAACACCTAAATTCGTATATGATTTGGAAGATAGTTTAGAGGATAAAGTTAATAAAATCGTTAAAACTATTTATGGTGGCGATGGAGTTATCTTTACGGACAAAGCCAAAAAGCAAATTAAACAATTAGCAGATTGGGGACTGGATCGTTTGCCTGTATGTATGGCGAAAACGCAATATTCCTTATCTGATAATCCAGCATTATTAGGGGCTCCAACAGGATTCACTATTACTGTATCCGATATTCGTGTTGCCAATGGGGCAGGCTTTATTGTATGTCGTACAGGTGATGTAATGGTAATGCCAGGCCTTCCTAAACGTCCTGCTGCTCTTAATATGGATATTGAAGCAGACGGCACAATTAAAGGCTTATTTTAA
- a CDS encoding cyclodeaminase/cyclohydrolase family protein, whose amino-acid sequence MKLVEQRVIDFVAATASKEPTPGGGAIAALTAATGAALAEMVANLTFGKKGYEAVQNEMEELQAKAEAIRERMLELSQADADVFNIFMNVLGLPKNTDEEKAARTAAIQQAYKDAAMVPFEIGELANQIFDLAELASRKGNQNLITDGIIAAINARAAVKSAFLNVRINLSGIKDESFVAELISKMHVIEKDLDVKESAIIGLYK is encoded by the coding sequence ATGAAATTGGTGGAACAACGAGTGATAGATTTTGTGGCTGCTACTGCATCTAAAGAGCCAACGCCAGGTGGTGGTGCTATTGCGGCATTGACTGCTGCGACGGGAGCGGCTTTAGCAGAAATGGTAGCAAACCTTACATTTGGTAAAAAAGGTTATGAAGCGGTTCAGAACGAAATGGAGGAGCTTCAAGCTAAAGCAGAAGCGATTCGCGAGCGCATGCTCGAATTATCTCAAGCTGATGCAGATGTATTTAATATCTTTATGAACGTCTTAGGATTGCCAAAGAATACAGATGAAGAAAAGGCTGCGCGTACAGCTGCTATTCAACAAGCTTACAAAGATGCTGCTATGGTACCTTTTGAAATTGGAGAATTAGCGAATCAAATATTTGATTTAGCAGAACTAGCCTCTCGTAAGGGGAATCAAAACCTTATTACAGATGGTATTATTGCGGCTATTAATGCGCGTGCTGCGGTGAAATCGGCCTTTTTGAATGTGCGTATTAATTTATCTGGCATTAAAGATGAAAGTTTTGTAGCAGAACTAATATCTAAGATGCATGTCATTGAAAAAGATCTTGATGTTAAAGAGTCGGCTATCATAGGGTTATATAAATGA